In Belonocnema kinseyi isolate 2016_QV_RU_SX_M_011 chromosome 4, B_treatae_v1, whole genome shotgun sequence, a single window of DNA contains:
- the LOC117170597 gene encoding ER membrane protein complex subunit 8/9 homolog: protein MADVYFSARAYCKILLHSVKYPHCAINGLLLAKAKNKSDEKSTELQIVDAVPLFHICLHVSPMAEVALTMVDQYATRKGLVIAGYYLANENINDLSPDKPAHRTMSDKIAENFGQALLVVVNNKELSYNMEVNPLRISQFADGKWKPTDRANINFGGGKNVQGTMSYLMKGEDYRNLVDFDNHLDNIALDWKNLDLNDRIDEAMEKN, encoded by the exons ATGGCTGACGTTTATTTTTCTGCTCGTGCCTACTGTAAAATTCTTTTACATTCGGTGAAATATCCTCATTGCGCAATAAATGGCTTATTATTagctaaagcaaaaaataaatcagACGAGAAATCCACCGAATTACAAATTGTTGACGCTGTTCCTCTATTTCACATATGTCTGCACGTTTCACCCATGGCAGAAGTCGCCCTAACCATG GTGGACCAATATGCCACTCGCAAGGGCCTCGTCATAGCAGGGTACTACTTAGCAAATGAAAATATCAATGACTTGAG TCCGGACAAGCCAGCTCACAGAACGATGTCTGACAAAATAGCAGAAAACTTTGGTCAAGCTTTATTAGTCGTA gtcAACAATAAAGAATTAAGTTATAATATGGAAGTCAACCCATTGAGGATTTCTCAGTTTGCCGATGGCAAATGGAAACCCACGGACAGAGCAAA CATAAACTTCGGCGGAGGAAAGAACGTTCAGGGCACGATGTCGTACTTGATGAAAGGAGAAGACTACAGGAATCTGGTCGATTTTGACAATCATCTTGACAATATTGCCCTAGATTGGAAAAATCTAGATCTCAACGATAGAATAGACGAAGCTATGGAAAAGAATTAA
- the LOC117170999 gene encoding uncharacterized protein DDB_G0285917-like: MSQSTSPLEKDEQNEDPSNTTIQSNKIIDTLSLEHNTETSTTILLEKNNENNNENNNEINESISNSKKQESQQIQLHLEKRKEHIGNEENGENGKLNSRKEANLEETTKREEKEKMESKKEKEKKEKSGKPPKKKVSSDLDFILKPQNLLPNLRSFFTDSKIEDSEEKIKNTLSNEENVHQGQKKRCKCAKKNEKKESRLRNDDISQISSELNPDLDSEITFLPKKISFLDEVTDLKSTTAPKTLLTRRDNRGGGPKYPVLRRSQTSMAWRRTKTSPSRSQAEVFLLG; the protein is encoded by the exons ATGTCTCAGAGCACAT CCCCTCTAGAAAAAGACGAACAAAATGAGGATCCTTCCAATACTACAATCCAATCTAACAAAATTATAGATACTCTAAGCTTGGAACATAACACCGAAACCTCCACGACGATTCTACTTGAGAAGAATAATGAGAACAATAATGAGAACAATAATGAGATCAATGAATCTATATCCAACAGTAAAAAACAAGAGAGCCAACAAATTCAACTCCATCTCGAAAAGAGAAAGGAACATATTGGAAAtgaagaaaatggagaaaatggaaagttaaactCGAGGAAAGAAGCAAATTTAGAAGAAACAACAAAAAGAGAAGAGAAGGAGAAAATGGAATCGAAAaaggagaaagaaaagaaagaaaaaagtggaAAACCTCCGAAGAAAAAGGTTTCATCCGATCTCGATTTTATTCTAAAACCCCAGAACCTCTTGCCAAATCTGCGAAGTTTTTTCACAGATTCAAAAATTGAAGATtcggaagaaaaaataaaaaatacattgagcAATGAAGAAAATGTTCATCAAGGACAAAAAAAGCGGTGCAAATgtgcgaaaaaaaatgaaaagaaggagAGCAGACTTCGAAATGATGATATTTCTCAAATCAGTTCAGAACTTAATCCAGATTTAGAttcagaaatcacttttttgcccaaaaaaatctcatttttggaTGAAGTCACTGATTTGAAATCTACTACTGCCCCAAAAACTCTTCTGACTCGAAGGGATAATAGAGGAGGTGGTCCTAAATATCCCG
- the LOC117170998 gene encoding dual specificity protein phosphatase 15 — MAVKPGVLSGLYVGNYRDSKDAAQLERYEITHILAIHDAARRLHSDKHYLCILAADTPDQNLSQYFSLCNDFIHAARLRGGNVLIHCLAGMSRSVTVAVAYIMSTTNLSWKDALKVVRVGRAVANPNVGFQQQLEDFESTRLQEERRRLKERFPSLALAASDGEACRATLRNYESLALAREVCEGKCAMGRPCPTGLCRQPSKRSLRRKSSSSSIGSLSGGRTPPQSPRMLPSAPPSPALPRSCSVISAIRPRSGPAGLHSYTGSAPPSRATSRVDLSAAVACSSSSISINNMGRTGPGSGSPWRFSSGSAPATPRTTPPASPQHWPRRGPVRMTPQLPIPPQSPSSMT; from the exons ATGGCTGTTAAACCAGGA GTCTTGTCGGGTCTTTACGTTGGTAATTATCGGGACAGTAAGGACGCTGCACAATTAGAGCGTTATGAAATTACGCATATCCTGGCAATTCATGATGCAGCACGTCGTCTTCATTCC GACAAACATTATCTATGCATCTTAGCGGCTGATACGCCCGACCAGAATCTATCACAATACTTTTCTCTGTGCAATGATTTTATTCATGCAGCCCGCCTGCGTGGAGGCAATGTTTTGATACACTG CTTAGCCGGAATGTCGCGAAGCGTCACTGTTGCGGTTGCTTACATCATGAGTACCACCAATCTGTCATGGAAAGATGCTCTAAAAGTTGTGAGGGTGGGTCGAGCAGTGGCAAATCCAAATGTTGGATTTCAGCAGCAACTGGAAGATTTTGAATCCACTCGTCTTCAAGAG GAAAGGAGAAGATTGAAGGAACGTTTTCCCAGTTTGGCTCTCGCTGCTTCTGACGGGGAAGCTTGTAGAGCCACTTTGAGAAATTACGAGTCTTTAGCTTTGGCTCGAGAAGTCTGCGAAGGAAAATGTGCTATGGGTCGCCCTTGTCCTACTGGATTATGCAGACAACCTTCCAAAAG ATCCTTACGAAGAAAATCATCTTCAAGTAGTATAGGAAGTTTATCTGGGGGAAGAACTCCACCACAATCTCCAAGAATGTTACCTTCTGCACCGCCTTCACCAGCTTTACCGAGATCGTGTAGCGTTATTTCTGCTATAAGGCCCCGAAGTGGTCCAGCAGGTTTACATTCTTATACCGGATCGGCACCTCCATCAAG GGCTACATCAAGGGTAGATCTTTCAGCAGCTGTTGCCTGTAGCAGCAGCAGTATAAGTATCAATAACATGGGAAGAACTGGTCCCGGAAGTGGCAGTCCCTGGAGGTTTTCGTCAGGATCCGCTCCAGCAACACCCCGAACAACGCCTCCAGCTTCGCCTCAACACTGGCCCAGACGAGGCCCAGTCCGAATGACTCCTCAACTTCCGATACCACCTCAGTCTCCTTCGTCGATGACGTAG